The Ferroacidibacillus organovorans genome window below encodes:
- a CDS encoding ribonuclease H-like YkuK family protein, which translates to MSLSKGAMSIENVARDLHDFLEEDRTATYRLIVGSDSQPHGVHRDTLFVTAIVIHRVGRGARFYFCKQRYKKPLAFRQRIFSEAAMALEVVQELEEQLGALGTSMPIEIHLDVGEDGETKALIKDLVGWVTQSGYEAKIKPNSFGASKVADRFTKS; encoded by the coding sequence ATGAGTCTTTCAAAGGGCGCGATGTCGATTGAAAACGTTGCCCGCGATTTACACGACTTTTTGGAAGAAGATCGAACCGCAACGTATCGGCTGATCGTCGGTTCGGACTCGCAGCCGCACGGCGTGCACCGCGACACTCTGTTTGTGACGGCGATTGTCATTCACAGGGTCGGACGGGGCGCGCGTTTTTATTTTTGCAAACAACGTTATAAGAAGCCGTTGGCCTTTCGGCAACGTATTTTTTCCGAGGCGGCCATGGCGTTAGAGGTTGTACAGGAACTTGAAGAGCAGCTAGGCGCGCTTGGGACGAGCATGCCGATTGAAATCCACCTGGACGTCGGGGAAGACGGCGAAACGAAAGCGCTGATCAAGGATTTGGTTGGGTGGGTAACGCAAAGCGGGTATGAGGCCAAAATCAAACCCAATTCATTCGGTGCCTCAAAAGTGGCGGATCGGTTCACCAAGTCGTAA
- the yabG gene encoding sporulation peptidase YabG yields MWKVGDLVVRPSYGRDVCFVITRIDLEAGMVELKGLDVRLVADAPFSDLMKITEDDFVDYRRAQAKIEQDTIRLVQLRRQADRDKNIYRSERSRHPYDFFERPGRVLHLDGDGTYLEKCIQTYRRLGVRAVGKNLDESSIAERIPSLLEQYAPDILVITGHDSVMRKQRSESEMMHVRNYRNSEHFVRAVRAARKYERSLDELVIFAGACQSHYEALLDAGANFASSPDRIMIHALDPVFVAEKVAFTPIGETIDIYAIVQSTITGTEGLGGLESRGKYRMGLPRSRY; encoded by the coding sequence GTGTGGAAAGTCGGGGATTTGGTGGTTCGGCCGTCGTATGGCAGGGATGTCTGTTTTGTCATTACACGAATTGATCTTGAGGCAGGAATGGTGGAACTCAAGGGCTTGGATGTGCGCTTGGTTGCGGACGCCCCATTTTCGGATCTGATGAAGATTACCGAAGATGATTTTGTGGATTATCGACGCGCTCAGGCGAAAATTGAACAGGATACCATCCGGCTAGTGCAATTGAGACGTCAGGCGGATCGCGATAAAAACATTTACCGCTCGGAGCGAAGCCGGCACCCGTATGATTTTTTTGAGCGCCCCGGCCGTGTGCTACACCTTGATGGGGACGGAACGTATCTAGAGAAATGCATTCAGACCTATCGTCGCCTCGGTGTCCGTGCGGTCGGGAAGAATCTTGATGAATCAAGCATTGCAGAGCGCATTCCAAGTCTCCTTGAACAGTACGCGCCAGATATTCTTGTCATCACGGGACACGACAGTGTCATGCGTAAGCAGCGCAGTGAGTCAGAGATGATGCACGTGAGGAATTATCGCAACTCAGAGCACTTTGTGCGGGCAGTGCGCGCCGCGCGAAAGTATGAGCGCAGTCTTGATGAGTTGGTGATTTTCGCAGGGGCCTGTCAGTCTCACTACGAGGCGTTGCTTGACGCAGGGGCGAACTTTGCGAGCTCTCCTGATCGCATCATGATTCATGCGCTGGATCCTGTCTTTGTCGCGGAGAAGGTGGCTTTTACGCCAATTGGCGAAACGATCGATATTTATGCGATTGTACAGTCGACCATCACGGGGACAGAAGGGTTGGGGGGGCTTGAATCGAGAGGGAAGTATCGCATGGGATTGCCGCGATCGCGTTATTGA
- the veg gene encoding biofilm formation stimulator Veg: MAAKNALNDIKRNLEGLVGEKILLRANGGRRKTVERTGVLEETYPSVFVVRLDEAENSFKRVSYSYADILTETVELMVCKDDLHVKVGADAE; encoded by the coding sequence GTGGCTGCTAAAAATGCCTTAAATGACATCAAGCGTAACTTGGAAGGCCTCGTTGGTGAAAAAATCCTTTTGCGTGCAAATGGCGGTCGCAGAAAGACCGTTGAGCGCACGGGCGTCCTCGAAGAAACGTACCCCTCTGTTTTTGTCGTCCGTCTGGATGAAGCGGAAAATTCTTTTAAACGTGTGTCGTATAGCTATGCAGATATTCTCACAGAAACGGTTGAACTCATGGTGTGCAAGGATGACTTGCATGTCAAAGTCGGCGCTGACGCGGAGTGA